One Ignavibacterium sp. DNA segment encodes these proteins:
- a CDS encoding aminotransferase class I/II-fold pyridoxal phosphate-dependent enzyme, which yields MKDHKKTDFQTKCVHSGIDEYEHGSVVPPIYQTSTFKFKSAQHGASLFAGEEKGYIYTRLLNPTIEAMENAIAELEGGHKALGCGSGMAAVHTIFAALTQSGDHVVCSSAVYGPTTTLLNTIMKKYGVETTFVDTSNLDEVRKAVKPNTKVIYVETPGNPTLCITDLEEISKIAKKANAKVVVDNTFMSPALQNPIAFGADVVMHSLTKFLNGHADVVGGIIVVKDEETYQHFRKTLNQIGGVIDPFNSFLVHRGLKTLAIRMERHCENAQTIAEWLEKHPLVESISYPGLKSHPQYNTGLKQHKGPGGMITFELKGGIEAGRVMMNTVRLFQLAVSLGGVESLIQHPASMTHFTMGKEARLSGGITDGLVRISVGIENVNDLIDDLEQSLKKVEEANIKDIQINV from the coding sequence ATGAAAGATCATAAAAAAACAGATTTTCAGACAAAGTGCGTCCATTCCGGCATTGATGAATATGAGCACGGTTCGGTGGTTCCGCCAATTTATCAAACTTCTACTTTTAAATTTAAGTCTGCTCAACATGGAGCATCACTTTTTGCTGGTGAAGAAAAGGGTTATATCTACACACGATTGTTGAACCCGACTATTGAAGCTATGGAAAATGCAATTGCTGAGCTTGAAGGCGGGCATAAAGCATTAGGATGCGGAAGCGGAATGGCTGCTGTTCATACAATCTTTGCAGCTTTAACACAATCCGGAGATCATGTTGTTTGTTCATCTGCAGTTTACGGACCAACAACAACTTTGTTAAACACAATTATGAAAAAGTATGGGGTTGAAACTACTTTTGTTGATACTTCAAATCTTGATGAAGTTAGAAAAGCAGTTAAACCTAACACAAAAGTTATCTATGTTGAAACTCCCGGCAATCCAACTCTTTGCATTACTGACCTTGAGGAAATTTCTAAGATTGCTAAAAAAGCTAATGCAAAAGTAGTTGTTGATAACACATTTATGAGTCCTGCATTACAAAATCCAATTGCTTTCGGTGCTGATGTGGTAATGCATAGTTTAACAAAATTCTTAAACGGTCATGCTGATGTTGTCGGGGGAATTATTGTTGTTAAAGATGAAGAAACTTATCAACACTTCCGAAAGACCTTAAATCAGATTGGCGGAGTTATTGACCCATTCAATTCATTTCTTGTCCATCGTGGTTTAAAAACTCTTGCAATCAGGATGGAAAGACATTGTGAAAATGCACAAACAATTGCTGAATGGCTTGAGAAACACCCTCTTGTAGAATCGATCAGCTATCCGGGATTGAAATCTCATCCTCAATACAATACCGGATTAAAGCAGCACAAAGGTCCCGGTGGAATGATAACCTTTGAACTTAAAGGCGGTATCGAAGCAGGCAGAGTTATGATGAACACAGTAAGATTATTTCAGCTTGCAGTTAGTCTGGGCGGAGTAGAAAGTTTAATTCAGCATCCGGCAAGTATGACGCACTTTACTATGGGTAAAGAAGCAAGATTATCAGGTGGAATTACAGACGGATTAGTCCGTATTTCTGTTGGAATTGAAAATGTAAATGATCTTATTGATGATCTTGAGCAGTCATTAAAGAAAGTGGAAGAAGCGAACATTAAGGATATTCAGATTAATGTTTAA
- a CDS encoding TonB-dependent receptor, which produces MSNFEMVIKNLEMVKSYMNFIKAAVVISIIFSSITLSQNQTGRNFPGAVSNGKITGKLIDAQTNQIIEYGNVVLFSVKDSSMVNGTITDKDGKFKLENLPFGQYYIKVSYIGYAARFIDSIGINPRTAEVDLGTITIDEQSIVLGNVLVTGQKEMVINNLDKKVINVDKDLTSTGGSAVDVVGNIPSVTVDLDGNVSYRGNQNITILIDGKPSTLVGASNSDILNSIPATQIESIELVTNPSARYEPDGTSGILNIILKKRIDGGLNGNISVNVGTKDKYNSSINLNYRTPYFNFFGSYDNRLSRSRNEGNSLRTSNINNSLSYLSTLSNGMFKFGSHNVSAGFDYLYDDFSTFTFTYRFRDFGFGGDNRNSNSNLNHLNQLNSYFERYSDSDRDMNGNSYSFSYRRTFEQKGAELTADVILGKNRMSREENITQKNFDLNLDPLNENLQQGISSNSNVRWTIQSNYTNPIEGFGRIETGFKINLQDLNSKNNYLDFNSSSGNWINNPLRETNFNYNEQVYAAYGIYSNNIDKFQYQLGLRAEQANIDGSELTTSIKFNKNYFALYPTIHFVQGLPYDMEVQLSYSRRVQRPWNNMLNPYVDRSDSLNIQYGNPELNPEYVNSFDLGYSKFFGKIALTSSFFYKYTNDVITSFTTLRDDGVTETTWRNLAKSSSYGIELTTSLPLVDWLRINGSFSYFNTKFDGMDISTNDNSWISKLNTTFMLSKDFNFQINANYNSPILTAQRKIKELFSADFAVKKDFLDGQLSVTFRVSDIFNTRKMDSETFGNNFFTSSYRKMESRVAYLGVSYRLNPGNGNKERDREKRNIEDDSMNEF; this is translated from the coding sequence TTGTCTAATTTTGAAATGGTAATTAAAAATTTAGAAATGGTTAAATCGTATATGAATTTTATTAAAGCAGCAGTTGTTATATCTATTATATTTAGTTCTATCACACTCTCGCAAAATCAAACAGGAAGAAATTTTCCGGGCGCGGTATCAAACGGCAAGATTACCGGAAAACTAATTGATGCTCAAACAAACCAGATTATTGAATATGGCAATGTTGTATTATTCAGTGTTAAGGATTCATCAATGGTAAATGGAACTATAACTGATAAAGATGGAAAATTTAAATTAGAAAACCTGCCTTTTGGTCAATACTATATCAAGGTTTCATATATAGGTTACGCAGCAAGGTTTATTGACAGTATAGGAATTAATCCAAGGACAGCAGAAGTTGATCTTGGAACAATTACCATTGATGAACAATCAATAGTGCTTGGAAATGTTTTGGTAACCGGTCAAAAAGAAATGGTAATTAATAACCTGGATAAAAAAGTAATAAATGTTGATAAGGATTTAACCAGTACGGGCGGTTCTGCTGTTGATGTAGTGGGTAACATTCCATCTGTAACAGTTGACCTTGATGGAAATGTAAGTTACCGGGGAAATCAGAACATTACTATTCTAATTGACGGGAAACCAAGCACTCTTGTCGGAGCAAGCAACAGTGATATTTTAAACAGCATACCGGCAACTCAGATTGAATCAATTGAGCTTGTAACAAATCCTTCTGCAAGATATGAACCCGATGGAACTTCGGGCATTTTAAATATTATCCTCAAAAAAAGAATTGACGGCGGATTAAATGGAAATATTAGTGTTAATGTTGGAACAAAGGATAAATATAATTCATCCATCAATCTTAATTACAGAACACCTTACTTCAATTTTTTCGGCTCGTATGATAACAGACTATCGCGCAGCAGAAATGAAGGAAATTCCCTAAGAACAAGTAATATCAATAATAGTTTGTCTTATCTGAGCACATTAAGTAATGGAATGTTCAAATTCGGTTCACATAATGTTTCTGCTGGCTTTGATTATCTCTACGATGATTTTAGCACTTTTACTTTTACTTACAGGTTCAGGGATTTTGGTTTTGGCGGTGATAATAGAAACTCGAATTCAAATTTAAATCACTTAAATCAATTGAATAGTTATTTCGAAAGATACAGTGATTCTGACAGGGATATGAACGGAAACAGTTATTCATTCAGTTACAGAAGAACATTTGAACAAAAAGGTGCTGAGTTAACTGCTGATGTAATTCTGGGTAAAAATAGAATGAGCCGTGAGGAAAATATTACTCAAAAGAATTTTGATCTGAATCTTGATCCATTAAATGAAAATCTTCAACAAGGTATTTCAAGTAATTCAAATGTACGCTGGACAATTCAATCGAATTATACAAATCCGATCGAAGGCTTTGGCAGAATTGAGACCGGATTTAAAATCAATCTGCAGGATCTTAATTCCAAAAACAATTACCTTGATTTCAATTCATCTTCAGGAAATTGGATAAACAATCCTTTACGAGAAACTAATTTTAATTACAATGAACAAGTTTATGCTGCTTATGGGATCTACTCAAACAACATTGATAAATTTCAGTATCAGCTAGGACTTAGAGCCGAGCAGGCTAATATTGACGGAAGTGAATTGACTACTTCTATAAAGTTTAATAAAAACTATTTTGCTTTGTATCCAACTATTCATTTTGTTCAGGGCTTACCTTATGATATGGAAGTTCAACTAAGTTACAGCAGAAGAGTTCAGAGACCCTGGAATAATATGCTTAATCCTTATGTTGATAGATCAGATTCTTTAAATATTCAATATGGTAATCCAGAGCTTAATCCCGAATATGTTAATTCATTTGATCTCGGTTATTCAAAATTCTTCGGCAAGATCGCTTTAACATCATCCTTCTTTTACAAATATACCAATGATGTTATTACAAGCTTTACAACACTGCGGGATGATGGCGTTACAGAAACAACCTGGCGAAACCTGGCAAAGAGCAGTTCTTATGGTATTGAATTAACAACTTCTCTTCCATTGGTTGACTGGTTAAGGATTAACGGAAGCTTTTCATATTTTAATACTAAGTTTGATGGAATGGATATTTCTACCAATGATAACAGCTGGATAAGTAAACTTAATACTACTTTTATGTTGTCAAAGGATTTTAATTTTCAGATAAATGCAAATTATAATTCACCTATTCTTACAGCTCAGCGAAAAATTAAAGAACTATTTTCAGCCGACTTCGCAGTAAAGAAAGATTTTCTAGACGGGCAACTTTCTGTTACATTCAGAGTTAGCGATATTTTTAATACGCGTAAAATGGATTCTGAAACTTTCGGGAATAACTTCTTTACATCAAGCTACAGAAAAATGGAATCACGGGTCGCATATCTTGGTGTAAGCTACCGCTTAAATCCGGGTAACGGAAATAAAGAGAGGGACAGAGAGAAACGAAACATTGAGGATGACTCGATGAATGAATTTTAA
- the gldC gene encoding gliding motility protein GldC → MTRKSEIKFVVEIDEKKMPEKIMWQADDAEFEGMKEAKTMMLSLWDKQDNLTLGIDLWTKDMLVDDMNMHFYQMILKLGDTYRKSTSNNDTAKMFDDFASNFAAKIKLFEKK, encoded by the coding sequence ATGACAAGAAAATCAGAAATAAAATTTGTTGTTGAAATTGATGAAAAAAAGATGCCCGAAAAAATTATGTGGCAGGCTGATGATGCCGAGTTTGAAGGAATGAAGGAAGCAAAAACAATGATGCTTTCTTTGTGGGATAAGCAGGATAATCTTACACTTGGAATTGATCTGTGGACAAAAGATATGCTGGTTGATGATATGAATATGCATTTTTATCAGATGATACTTAAACTTGGCGATACATACAGAAAATCTACAAGCAATAATGATACTGCCAAAATGTTTGATGATTTTGCCAGTAACTTTGCAGCTAAGATTAAGCTGTTTGAAAAGAAATAG
- a CDS encoding ATP-binding cassette domain-containing protein, translated as MNVLEVKDLTKRFNSLTAVDKASFSVEDGEVFGLIGRNGAGKTTTIRMILNIYFPDEGEVLFKGEKTKQNFKDIVGYLPEERGLYKKMKVIDMLLFLAELKGKKGQEVLKSAIEYLDKFDLADRKNSKVEDLSKGNQQKVQFIGTILHDPDFLIFDEPFAGLDPINTNIIKEIILEMKQKGKVVIFSTHLMEFAEKMCDSIAMIDKGKIILNGKLSDIKSRFASRNVSLSYSGNISFLKNNNLIESIENFGNSTGIRLKDNHTDQQLLKLLVENNIVIKKFNVDEISLHEIFVSLAGKES; from the coding sequence ATGAATGTATTGGAAGTTAAAGACCTTACCAAAAGGTTTAATAGTTTAACAGCAGTTGATAAAGCATCATTTTCAGTTGAAGATGGTGAAGTGTTTGGGCTTATCGGAAGAAACGGCGCCGGTAAAACAACTACCATCAGAATGATACTTAATATTTATTTCCCTGATGAAGGAGAAGTTTTATTCAAAGGAGAAAAAACCAAACAAAACTTCAAAGATATTGTCGGATATCTGCCTGAAGAAAGAGGACTTTACAAGAAGATGAAAGTAATTGATATGCTTTTATTTCTTGCTGAATTAAAAGGGAAAAAAGGACAGGAGGTTCTTAAATCCGCAATAGAATATCTTGATAAATTTGATCTGGCTGACAGAAAAAACTCAAAAGTGGAAGACCTTTCAAAAGGTAATCAGCAAAAGGTGCAGTTTATCGGAACAATCCTGCACGATCCGGATTTCCTTATATTCGATGAACCATTTGCCGGGCTTGATCCTATCAATACAAATATTATAAAAGAAATAATTCTTGAGATGAAACAAAAAGGAAAAGTAGTGATCTTTTCAACTCATCTTATGGAGTTTGCAGAAAAAATGTGCGATTCAATCGCAATGATAGATAAGGGAAAAATAATTTTAAATGGAAAATTGAGCGATATAAAATCCAGATTTGCCAGCCGAAATGTTAGTCTAAGTTACAGCGGAAATATTTCTTTCTTAAAAAATAATAATCTGATTGAAAGTATAGAAAATTTTGGGAATTCAACCGGTATCAGATTAAAGGATAACCATACTGATCAGCAATTGTTAAAACTTCTTGTTGAAAACAACATTGTAATAAAGAAATTCAATGTAGATGAGATTTCGCTGCACGAAATTTTTGTTTCACTTGCCGGAAAGGAATCATAA
- the fumC gene encoding class II fumarate hydratase, producing MSYRIEKDTMGEIQVPADKYYGAQTARSLMNFKIGGDRFPRELIRALGILKKAAALTNKELGTLPSDKADLIVKAADEVIEGKLDEHFPLVVWQTGSGTQTNMNSNEVISNRAIELAGGEMGSKKPIHPNDDVNKAQSSNDTFPTAMHIAAVEEIHRRLIPMVTKLRDALAAKEKEFKDIIKIGRTHLMDAVPLTLGQEFSGYVQMLSNGLDRINASLPRLYELALGGTAVGTGLNTHPQFAVKSAEHIAKITGKKFVTAPNKFEALAAHDALVEFSGVLKTLAASLMKIANDIRFLGSGPRCGLGELNLPENEPGSSIMPGKVNPTQSEALTMVCAQVFGNDVAVNFGGATGHFELNVFKPVIIFNVLNSIRLISDACESFTDHCVVGIEANIINIKKHLENSLMLVTALNPHIGYDNAAKVAKKAHKENTTLKQAAMDLGLLTSEKFDEVVRPEKMVGPGK from the coding sequence ATGAGTTACCGGATTGAAAAAGATACAATGGGTGAAATTCAGGTACCTGCAGATAAATATTACGGCGCACAAACTGCAAGATCGTTAATGAATTTCAAAATAGGCGGAGATAGATTTCCGCGTGAACTTATTCGTGCTTTAGGTATTCTCAAAAAAGCTGCTGCATTAACCAATAAAGAACTCGGCACTCTTCCTTCAGACAAAGCTGATCTAATTGTAAAAGCTGCAGATGAAGTAATTGAAGGCAAACTTGATGAACATTTTCCTTTAGTTGTCTGGCAAACCGGCAGCGGTACACAAACCAATATGAATTCAAACGAGGTAATCTCAAATCGTGCAATAGAACTAGCAGGTGGTGAAATGGGGAGTAAAAAACCAATTCATCCTAACGATGATGTCAATAAAGCTCAATCATCAAACGATACTTTTCCAACAGCAATGCACATCGCAGCAGTAGAGGAGATTCATAGAAGATTAATTCCGATGGTTACAAAACTTCGTGATGCACTTGCAGCTAAAGAAAAAGAATTTAAGGATATAATTAAAATCGGCAGAACTCATTTGATGGATGCTGTTCCATTAACACTTGGTCAGGAATTCAGCGGATATGTTCAAATGTTATCAAATGGTCTGGATAGAATCAATGCCTCGCTGCCAAGATTATATGAATTAGCTTTAGGAGGTACTGCAGTTGGAACAGGGTTAAACACTCATCCTCAATTTGCAGTTAAATCCGCTGAACACATTGCAAAAATTACAGGTAAAAAATTTGTTACAGCTCCAAATAAGTTTGAAGCATTAGCAGCACACGATGCACTTGTTGAGTTTAGCGGAGTATTAAAAACTCTTGCTGCTTCTTTGATGAAAATAGCAAACGATATAAGATTTCTTGGTTCAGGTCCGCGCTGTGGTTTAGGTGAACTTAATCTTCCTGAGAATGAACCCGGCAGTTCAATTATGCCCGGCAAAGTGAATCCAACACAAAGTGAAGCTTTAACAATGGTTTGTGCACAGGTGTTTGGAAATGATGTGGCTGTTAATTTCGGCGGTGCAACAGGACATTTTGAACTTAATGTTTTTAAGCCGGTAATAATTTTTAATGTCCTTAACTCAATAAGATTAATTTCTGATGCTTGTGAAAGTTTTACAGATCATTGTGTGGTTGGAATTGAAGCAAACATTATCAACATTAAAAAACATCTTGAAAATTCTTTAATGCTTGTTACTGCATTAAATCCGCACATTGGTTATGATAATGCTGCTAAAGTTGCAAAGAAAGCTCATAAAGAAAATACAACATTAAAACAAGCTGCGATGGACCTTGGTTTACTTACTTCTGAGAAATTTGATGAAGTTGTGAGACCGGAAAAAATGGTTGGACCTGGAAAGTAA
- a CDS encoding thermonuclease family protein → MEKVLYHYKAIVVDVYDGDTCTVDIDLGLHTWIKKEKIRLSRINAPEIKGKERNDGLKSRDFLRSIISGREVFIQTIKDRKEKFGRYLAEIWFEDNKGKFININDKMVKEGFAVYKNY, encoded by the coding sequence ATGGAAAAAGTTCTCTATCATTATAAAGCTATTGTAGTTGACGTTTATGATGGCGATACCTGCACTGTTGATATTGATTTGGGTTTACATACCTGGATTAAAAAAGAAAAAATAAGACTAAGCAGAATAAACGCACCGGAAATAAAGGGTAAAGAAAGAAATGACGGATTAAAAAGCCGTGACTTTTTAAGAAGCATTATTTCAGGAAGGGAAGTGTTTATTCAAACTATAAAAGATAGAAAAGAAAAGTTCGGCAGATACCTTGCAGAAATCTGGTTTGAGGATAACAAAGGAAAGTTCATTAACATAAATGATAAAATGGTGAAAGAGGGCTTTGCCGTCTATAAAAATTATTAA
- a CDS encoding alpha-amylase family glycosyl hydrolase has translation MKIFFAKPIIISVTIIFLGSSVYIIDKSKTSTKDQIEYQSKQNELDKYYSDKKLGAFTENGKTYFRLFTPNAEKVSLVIFDKVDDAKGKEYEMTRDENAVWEVALDEELYEKFYGFNVKHKNKDAVFCLDPYAKAVASYNTYFTPRKGIIIKDNNYDWQNDNWVQRDWRDIIVYEMHIRDMTEHSSSGAAQRGTYQGLIEKGKTGGIDYIKNLGVNTIELLPSQEFANVEIPFKDSLKGKFNTWNPYERNHWGYMTAAFFAPESYYAENVRKIEMNKWSGADAKAVSDFKDMVKAFHKENIAVIMDVVYNHLSEYEFGNLKEIDKEYYFRLNPDGSYCEVSGCGNDLRTEAPMLRRLIVESVLYWMKEYHIDGFRFDLGRMIDWQTIETIIYNAKKINPDVVFVCEPWGGGYDPNGFSLRGWGAWNDQIRNGIKGENPINGHGWIFGNWYGNNSPQRIKSYVNGTLTKDSLGLFQKPGHSVNYLESHDGYTFGDFIRIGLGDVKPDEIIKDVDANAKLTQTQLKLNKLGALFLLTSRGMIMIHSGQEFARSKVIPLTNQNDPNRGMIDHNTYDKDNEVNYINYNHTKLNSDLLDYYKGLIELRKKYKAFRKAEYDDVKFISVKENDFALCYELNYEDEQFIVLFNAHPLKEVTFNLPKGKWEVLVNKDKAGTKALNIVNGIITIPTTAGLVLKKK, from the coding sequence ATGAAAATTTTTTTCGCAAAACCGATAATAATATCAGTTACAATAATTTTTTTAGGAAGCTCAGTGTATATAATTGATAAATCAAAAACTAGTACAAAAGACCAAATAGAGTATCAATCAAAACAAAATGAACTTGATAAGTATTACTCTGATAAAAAACTTGGTGCATTTACAGAAAATGGAAAAACTTATTTCAGACTATTTACTCCAAATGCTGAAAAAGTTTCGCTTGTAATTTTTGATAAAGTTGATGATGCAAAGGGCAAAGAATATGAAATGACACGGGATGAAAATGCTGTGTGGGAAGTTGCACTTGATGAAGAGCTTTATGAAAAATTTTATGGGTTTAATGTAAAACATAAAAACAAAGATGCTGTGTTTTGTCTTGACCCTTATGCAAAAGCAGTTGCAAGTTATAATACATACTTTACTCCAAGAAAAGGGATTATTATAAAAGACAATAACTATGATTGGCAGAATGATAATTGGGTACAAAGAGACTGGCGTGATATTATTGTATATGAAATGCACATCAGAGATATGACGGAACATTCTTCATCCGGTGCAGCACAAAGAGGAACTTATCAGGGGTTAATCGAAAAAGGTAAAACCGGTGGAATAGATTATATTAAAAATCTTGGTGTAAATACTATAGAACTTTTACCATCACAGGAATTTGCTAACGTAGAAATCCCATTTAAAGATTCATTGAAAGGAAAATTTAATACCTGGAATCCTTATGAAAGAAATCATTGGGGGTATATGACTGCTGCATTTTTTGCACCTGAATCATACTATGCTGAAAATGTCCGTAAAATTGAAATGAATAAATGGAGCGGAGCAGATGCAAAAGCAGTTTCTGATTTTAAGGATATGGTTAAAGCATTTCATAAAGAAAATATAGCAGTTATAATGGATGTTGTTTACAATCATCTTTCTGAATATGAATTCGGTAACCTGAAAGAAATTGATAAAGAATATTATTTTAGATTAAATCCTGATGGCAGCTATTGCGAAGTAAGCGGCTGCGGAAACGATCTTAGGACAGAAGCTCCGATGTTAAGAAGACTGATTGTTGAAAGTGTTTTATACTGGATGAAAGAATATCATATTGATGGTTTCCGGTTTGATTTAGGAAGAATGATTGATTGGCAGACAATTGAAACAATAATTTATAATGCAAAAAAAATAAATCCAGATGTTGTTTTTGTCTGCGAACCATGGGGCGGCGGATATGATCCAAATGGATTTTCTTTGCGCGGATGGGGTGCCTGGAATGACCAAATAAGGAACGGGATAAAAGGTGAAAATCCAATTAACGGACATGGCTGGATATTCGGAAACTGGTATGGAAATAATTCGCCGCAGAGAATTAAAAGTTATGTTAACGGAACTTTAACAAAAGACAGTTTGGGGTTATTTCAAAAACCCGGTCATTCAGTAAATTATCTTGAATCGCACGATGGTTATACATTTGGTGATTTTATCAGGATTGGACTTGGTGATGTTAAACCGGATGAAATAATTAAAGATGTTGATGCAAATGCAAAACTTACTCAAACTCAACTTAAGCTAAATAAACTCGGTGCTTTATTTTTGCTTACATCACGCGGAATGATTATGATTCATAGCGGACAGGAATTTGCCAGAAGCAAGGTTATCCCTCTGACAAATCAAAATGATCCTAATCGCGGAATGATTGATCACAACACCTATGATAAAGATAATGAAGTGAATTATATTAATTATAACCACACTAAACTTAACAGCGATTTGTTGGATTATTATAAAGGATTGATTGAGCTTAGGAAAAAATATAAAGCATTCAGAAAGGCTGAATATGATGATGTTAAGTTTATTTCAGTTAAGGAAAATGATTTTGCTCTTTGTTATGAATTAAATTATGAAGATGAACAATTTATTGTTTTGTTCAATGCACACCCATTAAAAGAAGTAACATTTAATCTGCCAAAAGGGAAGTGGGAAGTTCTGGTAAAT
- a CDS encoding ABC transporter permease, translated as MFNRRTLAIIKRELKTKLFSKSFIIMTLLVPLFMILVFSIQYFIQSMAGEQKSDLIIVSDSGEILNKVQNELFNTDAFKSGDLTSFTEKVELSQFEEKLKEHKSNLLNQRITGLVFIPSSALQSKEVSYYSYNPNNSALFYKIKPSINKALIEIYFASKQLTEDEIKFARKDVDISGFRITSDEKIAQEGYGNRIAMVLFSFLLYMALLFSGSMTMNAVVEEKNNKIVEVLLSSASSTELLAGKILGTVIIELIQMAIWLSPVLLLITTSWFLIPPEFMPQMSIEYILYFLFNYGLALITYVALYATVGAIFDNPQDAQSGIWPLMMLIMIPFFIALSMESNSQTLFAVVASLFPFSSLIVMPARMILVEVPVWQIILSIVINVLVLLGIFKLAGKIYRIGILLTGKKPKWSEVFRWLRAS; from the coding sequence ATGTTCAATAGAAGAACACTTGCAATAATAAAACGTGAATTAAAGACAAAACTTTTCAGTAAGTCTTTTATAATAATGACTCTGCTTGTACCCTTGTTTATGATATTGGTTTTTTCAATTCAGTATTTTATTCAGTCAATGGCAGGAGAACAAAAATCAGATTTGATAATAGTTTCAGATTCAGGTGAAATACTAAACAAAGTTCAGAACGAACTTTTTAATACCGATGCTTTCAAATCCGGTGATCTGACATCATTTACTGAAAAAGTTGAGTTAAGCCAGTTTGAAGAAAAGCTCAAAGAACATAAATCTAATTTACTGAATCAGCGCATTACAGGATTGGTTTTTATTCCCTCTTCTGCTCTTCAATCAAAAGAGGTTAGCTATTATTCTTATAATCCGAATAACTCTGCCTTATTTTACAAGATAAAACCCTCTATAAATAAAGCTTTGATCGAAATCTATTTTGCCAGCAAACAGTTAACTGAAGACGAAATAAAATTTGCAAGAAAAGATGTGGATATCAGCGGATTCAGAATTACTTCTGATGAAAAAATTGCTCAGGAAGGTTACGGTAACAGGATTGCAATGGTGCTTTTTTCGTTTTTACTTTATATGGCTTTGTTGTTCTCAGGCTCAATGACTATGAATGCAGTAGTAGAAGAAAAAAACAACAAGATTGTAGAAGTACTCCTCTCATCGGCAAGCAGCACAGAATTATTAGCCGGAAAAATATTAGGTACTGTAATAATTGAATTAATCCAAATGGCTATTTGGCTGAGCCCGGTTCTTTTACTAATCACTACAAGCTGGTTTCTGATTCCACCGGAATTTATGCCGCAGATGAGTATAGAATATATTCTATACTTTCTGTTTAACTATGGACTTGCATTAATAACCTATGTAGCATTATATGCTACAGTAGGGGCAATCTTTGACAATCCACAAGATGCACAATCGGGTATCTGGCCTTTAATGATGCTGATAATGATTCCATTTTTTATTGCACTAAGTATGGAATCAAACTCACAAACTCTGTTTGCAGTAGTTGCATCACTGTTTCCTTTTTCTTCGCTGATAGTAATGCCAGCAAGAATGATTTTGGTAGAAGTACCGGTTTGGCAGATAATACTTTCTATAGTAATAAATGTCTTGGTTTTATTAGGAATATTCAAACTTGCCGGAAAGATATATAGAATCGGAATCTTACTTACAGGTAAAAAGCCAAAATGGTCTGAGGTATTCAGATGGTTAAGAGCTAGTTAA
- a CDS encoding GxxExxY protein, which produces MRDSDQLTSRIIGCAIEVHKNLGPGLLESVYEECLCHELSENNILFERQKPVSINYKSIKLDAGYRIDILVENLVIVELKSIDALAPIHTAQVLTYLKFSEKKIGLLINFNVTRLKDGIKRYVL; this is translated from the coding sequence ATTAGAGATTCTGATCAATTAACTAGTCGAATTATCGGATGTGCGATTGAAGTACATAAAAATCTTGGTCCTGGTTTGCTTGAATCAGTTTATGAAGAATGCTTGTGCCATGAATTAAGTGAAAATAATATTTTATTTGAAAGACAAAAACCTGTTTCAATTAATTATAAATCTATAAAATTGGATGCTGGTTATAGGATTGATATTCTTGTTGAAAATTTAGTAATAGTAGAATTAAAATCTATTGATGCACTGGCTCCGATTCATACTGCACAAGTTCTTACATATTTAAAGTTTTCTGAAAAGAAAATTGGTCTTCTGATTAATTTTAATGTAACACGACTTAAAGACGGAATAAAAAGATATGTATTATAA